One window from the genome of Osmerus eperlanus chromosome 1, fOsmEpe2.1, whole genome shotgun sequence encodes:
- the rassf5 gene encoding ras association domain-containing protein 5, producing MRFPSLLEQNETKEEDRGTKALSEEEVRARIEEYNAQISENVMKLADNGSYTGFIKVHLRLSRPVTVPTLEEGQQGAGSRLSDKRTSFYLPCDCVKQLHISSTNTVREVIQGLLKKFMVLDNPRKFALYRQTHRDGQDLFQKLPVCERPLSLRLIAGPDPDKLTFILKENETGEVEWHAFSVPELQNFLVILEKEETERVRVVEQKYSVYRQKLQQALRQHNP from the exons ATGCGTTTTCCATCTCTGTTGGAGCAGAATGAGAcaaaggaggaggacagagggacgaAGGCTCTTTCTGAGGAAGAGGTACGAGCCAGGATAGAGGAGTATAATGCTCAAATCTCCGAGAATGTCATGAAGCTG GCTGACAATGGCTCATATACAGGCTTCATCAAAGTCCACCTGAGGCTGAGTCGACCAGTCACAGTACCCACTCTGGAAGAGGGTCAGCAGGGAGCGGGATCAAGGCTGAGTGACAAGCGGACATCTTTCTACCTGCCATGTGACTGCGTGAAGCAGCTGCACATCAGCTCTACGAACACAGTCAGGGAGGTCATCCAGGGCCTTCTGAAGAAGTTCATGGTGTTGGATAACCCTCGCAAGTTCGCCctgtacagacagacacaccgagACGGACAGG ATCTGTTCCAGAAGCTTCCTGTGTGTGAGCGTCCTTTGTCTCTGAGGCTCATTGCAGGTCCAGACCCTGACAAGCTGACCTTCATCCTCAAGGAGAACGAgactggagaggtggag TGGCACGCTTTCTCAGTTCCTGAGCTGCAGAACTTCCTGGTTatcctggagaaggaggagactgAGCGTGTTCGGGTGGTGGAGCAGAAATACTCTGTGTATCGACAGAAACTACAGCAGGCGCTACGGCAACACAACCCCTAA
- the ikbke gene encoding inhibitor of nuclear factor kappa-B kinase subunit epsilon — protein sequence MIASTANYLWCVDDVLGHGATASVFKARKKRTGEHVAVKVFNEVSYHRPLEVQMREFEMLRRLNHNNIVKLFAVEELASKQKVLIMEYCSGGNLLGLLEEPEHSFGLQELEFRTVLECVVNGMTHLRENGVVHRDIKPGNIMRQVAEDGRSIYKLTDFGAARALDDDEKFVSIYGTEEYLHPDMYERAVLHKPQHKTYGVCVDLWSIGVTFYHAATGSLPFIPFGGARRNKLVMFKITTEVPAAAISGVQRVEDGPIEWGYNLPHNCQLSQGLRVQLVPMLAAILEPDQGRCWVFDQFFSAATDILQRVTVYVFSLMQASAHVIYIHHYSTVSIFYEEVAAQTAVQVELQHYLFLGHDLLLEPSMKVVNFPPTSPSQPLILLSRGTETHTGLPHREPDTFPIPSKFDVVTDSHFSRVMVGVVHQYLRMVNALHQNREQLLQGYYSYMMKMRKECGDAILIIRMLNMRLKPCIDTEYRLHNQVKHTSDPPSSNDNNQKMRRIQDLLPVYDAGIRDFQNHLEHLHVELAKYFEGLALDKSRQRMKTLLEKIMAIHQQYRKDRLNGKLSYNDEQIHKFEKIQLSTHIRRVKGLYRVDCLQKYKDLLTSATTWSSILHNMQSRLEDFGHLSQGLMADLEMFEEHQNKVLDNILLQPNGAKQEAAEPSRDKDQMVLRMYHLKEEMEILVGELQCNNSIIERLGTPAPAALKPDLA from the exons ATGATAGCCAGTACAGCCAACTATTTGTGGTGTGTTGATGATGTACTGGGTCATGGAGCAACAGCCAGTGTTTTTAAAGCACGCAAAAAG aGAACCGGTGAACATGTGGCAGTTAAGGTGTTTAATGAGGTGAGCTACCATCGTCCATTAGAAGTCCAGATGAGAGAGTTTGAAATGCTCAGGAGACTCAACCATAACAACATTGTCAAGCTGTTTGCTGTTGAGGAG ctGGCATCTAAGCAGAAGGTACTGATTATGGAGTATTGTTCTGGGGGCAATCTGCTGGGTCTCTTAGAGGAGCCAGAACATTCCTTTGGACTGCAGGAGCTGGAGTTCCGTACAGTACTAGAGTGTGTAG TCAATGGAATGACCCATCTACGGGAGAACGGGGTGGTGCACAGGGACATTAAGCCTGGCAACATCATGCGTCAGGTTGCAGAGGACGGGAGATCCATCTATAAACTCACTGACTTTGGAGCGGCGAGGGCACTGGACGATGATGAGAAGTTTGTATCCATCTATGGAACAGAGGAGTATCTC cacccAGACATGTATGAACGTGCAGTGCTACATAAGCCCCAACACAAGAcctatggcgtgtgtgtggacctgtggAGTATTGGAGTGACGTTTTACCACGCTGCCACTGGCTCTCTACCCTTCATACCCTTTGGTGGAGCCCGTAGAAACAAACTTGTCAT GTTCAAGATAACCACAGAGGTCCCTGCTGCAGCCATTTCTGGAGTACAGAGAGTGGAGGATGGACCCATCGAGTGGGGCTACAACCTACCACACAACTGCCAACTCTcaca GGGTCTGAGGGTGCAGTTGGTGCCAATGCTGGCTGCTATTCTGGAGCCTGACCAGGGGAGGTGCTGGGTTTTCGACCAGTTCTTCTCTGCCGCCACAGACATACTGCAGCGTGTGACAGTCTACGTCTTCTCCCTAATGCAGGCCTCTGCACATGTGATATACATACACCACTACAGCAC GGTGTCCATCTTCTATGAGGAGGTAGCGGCACAGACTGCGGTGCAAGTGGAACTACAGCACTACCTCTTCCTGGGTCATGACCTCTTGCTGGAGCCCTCCATGAAAGTGGTGaacttcccccccacctccccctcccagcccctaatACTGCTCAGTCgtgggacagagacacacacaggactgccTCACAGAGAGc CGGACACTTTTCCCATCCCGTCCAAGTTTGACGTTGTGACAGACTCCCACTTCTCCAGG gTGATGGTAGGAGTGGTTCATCAGTATCTGAGGATGGTTAATGCCTTGCATCAAAACAGAGAACAGTTACTACAAGGATACTATAGCTAtat gatGAAAATGCGCAAGGAATGTGGTGATGCCATACTCATCATAAGGATGCTCAACATGAGACTAAAACCTTGCATCGACACAGAATATAGGCTGCATAACCA AGTCAAGCACACCTCCGACCCTCCAAGCTCCAACGACAACAACCAGAAGATGCGTCGG ATCCAAGACCTCCTCCCTGTGTATGATGCTGGGATCAGAGACTTCCAGAACCACCTGGAGCACCTGCACGTGGAACTGGCCAAATATTTTGAGGGCCTGGCCCTGGACAAGAG CCGGCAGAGGATGAAGACCCTGCTGGAGAAGATCATGGCCATTCACCAGCAGTACCGCAAGGACAGACTTAatggca AGCTTTCATACAATGATGAGCAGAtccacaagtttgaaaa GATCCAGCTGTCTACACACATCAGACGTGTAAAGGGGCTGTACAGAGTCGACTGTCTACAGAAGTACAAAGACCTACTGACCTCAGCTACAACATGGAGCag CATTCTCCATAACATGCAGAGTAGGCTGGAAGACTTTGGCCAtttgtcacaagggctgatggCTGACCTAGAGATGTTTGAGGAACACCAGAACAag gtcctCGACAACATCCTGCTCCAGCCTAATGGAGCAAAACAAGAGGCAGCAGAACCTTCGAGGGACAAGGACCAAATGGTCCTCAG GATGTACCATctgaaagaggagatggagattcTGGTGGGGgaactacagtgcaacaatagcATCATAGAGAG GTTGGGTACACCAGCACCAGCCGCATTGAAGCCTGATCTAGCATGA